TAGTCAATAAATGCCAAAAAGTTGTGTACTTTTTTCCAATAAATACAAACAGCCTCTTATAAATTACCCCAAATGTGGGATGAATCATGTTTCTTGAATGTATTTGTTTCTTAATGTTTCATCGAAAAGCTTTCTGATTTTTTTTCTATATCGCCAATAATAGTCAACTTTACGGTATCTATTCGGGCATCTATCATTTTCAAAATTTGAAAATTAAACGGATGCAAAATAATGGTTTCGTTCTCTTCTGGAATATCTTCATTGATACTAATAATCATACCTCCAAGTGTATCGTAATCACCTTCTGGCAAATTCCACTCGTATTTTTCATTCAGGTAATCTATTTCCAAACGAGCCGAAAGTAGATACGTCTTGTCTTCGAGCTTCTTTTCTATCAAATCTTCGTTATCATCGTATTCGTCTTCTATTTCGCCAAAGATTTGCTCCATTACATCTTCCATACTAATAAGCCCAGCTGTACTACCAAACTCATCTACTACCAAAGCCAATGATTTACGTTCTTTAGAAAACCTAAACATAAGGTCTTTGGCAGGCATAGCTTCGGGTACAATCGGAATAGGCGTTAAGATACTTTGAATATCTTTGGGCTTTTTGAAAAGAGCCAATGAATGACAATACCCAACCACATCCTCCAACGATTCTTTGTAGACTAATACTTTTGAATGACCGCTTTCAACAAAGGTTTTCTTGAGTTCTTCTATGCCCCCTTCTATATCCAAAGCCACAATTTCGGTACGAGGAATCATACAATCACGTACTTTTA
The DNA window shown above is from Flectobacillus major DSM 103 and carries:
- a CDS encoding hemolysin family protein — protein: MDSQQALGIIVSMVFSAFFSGVEMAFVSANKLYFELQAKQGVITGQIISRFIKNPSTFIGTMLIGNTLSLVAYGIFMEGYLHHQIEHYLPMFGTGLVPGIIASLIGTVIILGTSEFTPKSVFLLNPDGFLEVLAIPIWIIYTLMYPLVWAIVGLSSWFIKHILRLEYSEEKPAFGLTDLNHYMQNLNRKISTEEEAEVDTKIFNNALEFKQVKVRDCMIPRTEIVALDIEGGIEELKKTFVESGHSKVLVYKESLEDVVGYCHSLALFKKPKDIQSILTPIPIVPEAMPAKDLMFRFSKERKSLALVVDEFGSTAGLISMEDVMEQIFGEIEDEYDDNEDLIEKKLEDKTYLLSARLEIDYLNEKYEWNLPEGDYDTLGGMIISINEDIPEENETIILHPFNFQILKMIDARIDTVKLTIIGDIEKKSESFSMKH